One Amycolatopsis thermophila DNA segment encodes these proteins:
- a CDS encoding branched-chain amino acid ABC transporter permease encodes MSTITIAGPAGAEKVKAPPLRPQNRQLAILAVLVLIAIPLPLILPPAQGAVAVRILIFLLMAVGWNIMSGFGGMFSFGHAAYFGLGAYTSAYLLVKHNVSPWIGMVAGMAVAAAAAVVIGYFSFRYKLQGAYFALATFAFAEMLRLVVTSSAFANKAVGFTVPLIPDSSLWMLQFEADSPAYFWVALVLAGAAVAISIVFLHSRAGKYVTAIRDDELAASSLGTPVMRHKLMTVALSAAITAVAGAFYTQYYLFVNPELGFGSSVSIQAIVPVVIGGIGTIWGPVVGAIIVGALTDVTATLLRTPPEFLGFLQGRSGLDVVLYAVLLILIVRLLPKGIVGTIAARWRR; translated from the coding sequence ATGAGCACCATCACGATCGCCGGCCCGGCCGGTGCCGAGAAGGTCAAGGCCCCGCCGCTCCGCCCGCAGAACCGGCAGCTCGCGATCCTCGCCGTCCTGGTGCTGATCGCGATCCCGCTGCCGCTGATCCTGCCGCCCGCGCAGGGCGCGGTCGCCGTGCGGATCCTGATCTTCCTGCTGATGGCCGTGGGCTGGAACATCATGAGCGGGTTCGGCGGAATGTTCAGCTTCGGGCACGCGGCCTACTTCGGCCTCGGCGCCTACACCAGCGCCTACCTGCTGGTGAAGCACAACGTGTCGCCGTGGATCGGGATGGTCGCCGGGATGGCGGTGGCCGCCGCGGCCGCCGTGGTCATCGGGTACTTCTCGTTCCGCTACAAGCTGCAGGGCGCCTACTTCGCGCTCGCCACGTTCGCCTTCGCCGAGATGCTGCGGCTGGTCGTGACCAGCAGCGCGTTCGCGAACAAGGCGGTCGGGTTCACCGTTCCGCTGATCCCGGACTCGTCGCTGTGGATGCTGCAGTTCGAGGCCGATTCGCCCGCGTACTTCTGGGTCGCGCTGGTGCTGGCCGGGGCCGCGGTCGCGATCAGCATCGTGTTCCTGCACTCCCGTGCGGGCAAGTACGTCACGGCGATCCGTGACGACGAGCTGGCGGCCTCGTCATTGGGCACGCCGGTGATGCGGCACAAGCTGATGACGGTGGCGTTGTCGGCGGCGATCACGGCCGTCGCGGGCGCCTTCTACACGCAGTACTACCTGTTCGTGAACCCGGAGCTGGGCTTCGGCTCGTCGGTGTCGATCCAGGCGATCGTGCCGGTCGTGATCGGCGGCATCGGCACGATCTGGGGCCCGGTGGTGGGCGCGATCATCGTCGGCGCACTGACCGACGTGACCGCCACGCTGCTGCGCACCCCGCCGGAGTTCCTGGGCTTCCTGCAGGGCCGCAGCGGTCTGGACGTGGTGCTCTACGCGGTGCTGCTGATCCTGATCGTGCGGCTGTTGCCGAAGGGGATCGTCGGAACGATCGCGGCGAGGTGGCGTCGATGA
- a CDS encoding ABC transporter substrate-binding protein → MSARKLIAALGACALLATGCGGSAPMGAAGAAAGRDEGPVKIGALHPVSGSNAVDGQQMRRGAQMAVDAINAAGGIKSLGGRKVELVTGDTQGKADIGQSEAQRLISAGAVGLVGTYQSAVSTNVAVVAERNRVPFVADVTASDAVYAHGYKYAFRVQPGSKVIATAAAQYLQQVSQQAGKPVHKVAFLHEQSDFGSGAADAFTAAAEQLGIEVGPNISYDATSVSDLTAQVTQVKASGADVLAVAGYYRDSLLAAKAIASVKPDLNAVWGVSNGAFDQPKFVTDAGDLGALYFSTNYHYDATNPQTVALREQYQRRYGDPMRTGAVLSYDAVQVIAQAVDKAASTDPRKVRDAIAAARVAPLTVGNGPIQFAPNGDNTNALAVLMQVQDGQVKQVYPPEKAESRPEYQVTWRP, encoded by the coding sequence ATGTCCGCGCGAAAGCTCATCGCCGCGCTCGGGGCGTGCGCCCTGCTCGCGACCGGCTGCGGGGGCTCGGCTCCGATGGGAGCGGCGGGCGCGGCGGCGGGGCGCGACGAGGGTCCGGTGAAGATCGGCGCCCTGCACCCCGTCAGCGGGTCCAATGCGGTGGACGGGCAGCAGATGCGCCGCGGCGCCCAGATGGCGGTGGACGCCATCAACGCGGCAGGCGGTATCAAGTCCCTCGGTGGCCGCAAGGTCGAGCTGGTCACCGGGGACACCCAGGGCAAGGCCGACATCGGCCAGAGCGAGGCGCAGCGGCTGATCTCCGCCGGTGCGGTCGGCCTGGTCGGCACCTACCAGAGCGCGGTCAGCACGAACGTCGCCGTGGTCGCGGAACGCAACCGGGTGCCGTTCGTCGCCGACGTGACCGCCTCCGACGCGGTGTACGCCCACGGCTACAAGTACGCGTTCCGGGTGCAGCCCGGCAGCAAGGTGATCGCGACCGCCGCCGCCCAGTACCTCCAGCAGGTGTCGCAGCAGGCCGGCAAGCCGGTGCACAAGGTCGCGTTCCTGCACGAGCAGAGCGACTTCGGCAGCGGCGCGGCGGACGCGTTCACCGCGGCGGCCGAACAGCTGGGCATCGAGGTCGGCCCGAACATCAGCTACGACGCGACGAGCGTCAGCGACCTCACCGCCCAGGTCACGCAGGTCAAGGCCTCCGGGGCGGACGTGCTGGCGGTCGCCGGTTACTACCGCGACAGCCTGCTGGCGGCCAAGGCGATCGCCTCGGTCAAGCCGGACCTCAACGCGGTCTGGGGCGTGTCGAACGGCGCCTTCGACCAGCCGAAGTTCGTGACCGACGCCGGCGACCTCGGCGCGCTGTACTTCAGCACCAACTACCACTACGACGCGACCAACCCGCAGACCGTCGCGCTGCGGGAGCAGTACCAGCGCCGGTACGGCGACCCGATGCGCACCGGCGCGGTGCTGTCCTACGACGCGGTGCAGGTGATCGCGCAGGCCGTCGACAAGGCCGCGAGCACCGATCCGCGGAAGGTGCGCGACGCGATCGCCGCGGCCCGGGTCGCACCCCTGACCGTGGGCAACGGCCCGATCCAGTTCGCCCCCAACGGGGACAACACCAACGCACTGGCGGTCCTGATGCAGGTGCAGGACGGCCAGGTCAAGCAGGTCTACCCGCCGGAGAAAGCCGAATCCCGGCCCGAGTACCAGGTGACGTGGCGGCCATGA
- a CDS encoding HpcH/HpaI aldolase/citrate lyase family protein, translating to MIPRTWLYVPGDRPDRIGKALAGPADAVILDLEDAVSAAAKDFARRTVLETLAGRSAFVRINAPGSPAGEADLRELVSAGGLAGVRVPKCENPDDVCRVADALGVPVYPILESALGVENAVLLASAHPLVAGISLGEADLMADLRVRGDDALVWPRSRVVVAARAAGLPSPVQSVWTAVRDLEGLRASTVAGRAAGFFGRSVIHPAQIPVVHEVCAPDPAETAWARELLERLSSSGESAWIDHNGQFVDAAIVARARWVLEIAASQQVEEGSGS from the coding sequence GTGATTCCCCGCACCTGGTTGTACGTGCCGGGCGACCGGCCGGACCGCATCGGCAAGGCGCTGGCCGGGCCGGCGGACGCGGTGATCCTCGACCTGGAGGACGCGGTTTCGGCGGCGGCCAAGGACTTCGCGCGGCGGACGGTGCTGGAAACACTGGCGGGCCGGTCCGCGTTCGTGCGCATCAACGCGCCGGGCTCGCCGGCGGGCGAGGCCGATCTGCGCGAGCTGGTGTCGGCCGGAGGCCTCGCGGGTGTGCGGGTGCCCAAATGCGAGAACCCGGACGACGTGTGCCGGGTCGCCGACGCGCTCGGGGTGCCCGTGTACCCGATCCTGGAGTCGGCGCTCGGCGTGGAGAACGCGGTGTTGCTGGCGAGCGCGCACCCGCTGGTCGCCGGGATCTCCCTGGGAGAAGCGGACTTGATGGCAGACCTGCGGGTGCGGGGCGACGACGCGCTGGTGTGGCCGCGTTCCCGCGTCGTCGTGGCGGCGCGGGCGGCCGGGTTGCCCAGCCCGGTGCAGAGCGTGTGGACCGCGGTCCGTGACCTGGAGGGCCTGCGGGCCTCCACGGTGGCGGGGCGGGCCGCCGGGTTCTTCGGGCGGTCGGTGATCCACCCCGCCCAGATTCCCGTGGTGCACGAGGTGTGCGCCCCCGATCCGGCCGAGACGGCGTGGGCGCGTGAGCTGCTGGAGCGGCTCTCCTCGTCGGGCGAGTCGGCCTGGATCGACCACAACGGACAGTTCGTGGACGCCGCGATCGTGGCGCGGGCCCGCTGGGTGCTCGAGATCGCGGCGTCGCAGCAAGTCGAGGAAGGTTCTGGTTCATGA
- a CDS encoding branched-chain amino acid ABC transporter permease: MTNTTQGVLTPEVSPPPKKTKADKGFLGRAGVVGGVLVVAIVVALLQSGSGLVVWQSVVTGILTGGLYGLIAMGLTLIFGVLDIVNFAHGALLAVAMFISFGMISATGMHPYLTLVIAIPALFLIGAAVHRGLLSGTGGKSLENQLLITLGLSLLLENGLLMFFGAEPKTIALPHDFQFPLLGAVVAGSRLYAFLGAILLGALLYWLLRRTRLGTAIRAVAANGPGAELVGINVRRIHTLTFAIGTACAGAAAALAGPLVTVTPTLGEQFNITAFVVVVLGGMGNVVGALVGGLLIGLVEQLTTIYLGGQSSLLGVFVVFILVLFLRPQGLFGRKTA; encoded by the coding sequence ATGACGAACACAACGCAGGGGGTCCTCACCCCCGAAGTCTCCCCACCCCCCAAGAAGACCAAGGCGGACAAGGGTTTCCTCGGCCGCGCCGGAGTCGTCGGCGGCGTCCTCGTCGTCGCGATCGTGGTCGCGCTGCTGCAGTCCGGCAGCGGGCTGGTGGTCTGGCAGTCGGTGGTCACCGGCATCCTGACCGGTGGTCTCTACGGCCTGATCGCGATGGGCCTGACGCTGATCTTCGGCGTGCTGGACATCGTCAACTTCGCGCACGGCGCGCTGCTGGCGGTCGCGATGTTCATCTCGTTCGGGATGATCTCCGCCACCGGCATGCACCCGTACCTCACGCTGGTCATCGCGATCCCGGCGCTGTTCCTGATCGGCGCGGCCGTCCACCGTGGACTGCTGTCCGGAACCGGCGGCAAGTCGCTGGAGAACCAGCTGCTGATCACGCTGGGCCTGTCGCTGCTGCTGGAGAACGGGCTGCTGATGTTCTTCGGCGCCGAGCCGAAGACGATCGCCCTGCCGCACGACTTCCAGTTCCCGCTGCTGGGTGCGGTCGTCGCCGGTTCGCGGCTGTACGCGTTCCTCGGTGCGATCCTGCTCGGCGCGCTGCTGTACTGGTTGCTGCGCCGCACACGGCTGGGCACCGCGATCCGGGCGGTCGCGGCGAACGGGCCGGGCGCGGAACTGGTCGGCATCAACGTCCGCCGCATCCACACGCTCACCTTCGCGATCGGCACCGCGTGCGCCGGTGCGGCCGCCGCGCTGGCCGGCCCGCTGGTCACGGTGACGCCGACGCTGGGCGAGCAGTTCAACATCACCGCGTTCGTGGTGGTGGTGCTCGGCGGGATGGGCAACGTCGTGGGCGCGCTCGTCGGCGGCCTGCTGATCGGGCTGGTCGAGCAGCTCACCACGATCTACCTCGGCGGGCAGTCCTCGCTGCTCGGGGTGTTCGTCGTGTTCATCCTCGTGCTCTTCCTCCGCCCGCAGGGCCTGTTCGGAAGGAAGACGGCATGA
- a CDS encoding CaiB/BaiF CoA transferase family protein, with product MTGALSGIRVLDTATLFAGPLAATLLGDYGAEVVKIEHPKGDPVRSHGAQRDGVGLWWKMLGRGKKAITLYLGSPEGQEIFRKMVADADVVVENFRPGTLERWGLGYEELREINPGLVLARVTGFGQIGPYAKRPGFGTLAEAMSGFAAITGEPDGPPTLPPFGLADGIAALTTAYAIMTALRARERTGRGQVVDLAIIEPILTLLGPQIIAYDQLGQLQERTGNRSVNNAPRNTYRTRDGGWVAISTSAQSIAERVMRLVGRPEFIDEPWFASGAERAKHADELDEAVGSWIAQRDRDEVVKAFEEAQAAVAPIYTAADVMSDPQFEALGTIATVDDDELGPVKMQNVLFRLSETPGRIESAGAPLGAHTSEVLGRYGIGEAELARLREKGVVR from the coding sequence ATGACGGGCGCATTGTCCGGAATCCGGGTGCTCGACACGGCCACCCTGTTCGCCGGCCCGCTGGCGGCGACGCTGCTCGGCGACTACGGCGCCGAGGTCGTCAAGATCGAGCACCCGAAGGGCGATCCGGTGCGCAGCCACGGCGCCCAGCGCGACGGCGTCGGCCTGTGGTGGAAGATGCTCGGCCGCGGCAAGAAGGCCATCACCCTGTACCTCGGCTCGCCCGAGGGGCAGGAGATCTTCCGGAAGATGGTCGCCGACGCCGACGTGGTGGTGGAGAACTTCCGGCCGGGCACCCTCGAGCGGTGGGGCCTGGGCTACGAGGAGCTGCGCGAGATCAACCCGGGCCTGGTGCTGGCGCGGGTGACCGGGTTCGGGCAGATCGGGCCGTACGCGAAGCGGCCCGGGTTCGGCACGCTGGCCGAGGCGATGAGCGGGTTCGCGGCGATCACCGGTGAGCCGGACGGGCCGCCGACGCTGCCGCCGTTCGGGCTCGCCGACGGCATCGCGGCGCTGACCACGGCGTACGCGATCATGACCGCGCTGCGGGCGCGGGAGCGGACCGGGCGCGGTCAGGTCGTCGACCTGGCGATCATCGAACCGATCCTGACGCTGCTCGGGCCGCAGATCATCGCCTACGACCAGCTCGGTCAGCTGCAGGAGCGCACCGGGAACCGGTCGGTGAACAACGCGCCGCGCAACACCTACCGCACCCGCGACGGCGGCTGGGTCGCGATCTCGACGAGCGCGCAGTCGATCGCCGAGCGGGTCATGCGGCTGGTCGGACGTCCGGAGTTCATCGACGAGCCGTGGTTCGCCTCCGGCGCGGAACGCGCGAAGCACGCGGACGAACTGGACGAGGCGGTCGGGTCGTGGATCGCGCAGCGGGACCGCGACGAGGTGGTGAAGGCGTTCGAGGAGGCCCAGGCGGCGGTCGCGCCGATCTACACCGCGGCGGACGTGATGAGCGATCCGCAGTTCGAGGCGCTCGGCACGATCGCGACGGTCGACGACGACGAGCTCGGCCCGGTGAAGATGCAGAACGTGCTGTTCCGGTTGTCGGAGACGCCGGGACGGATCGAATCGGCCGGCGCGCCGCTGGGCGCGCACACTTCGGAGGTCCTCGGCCGGTACGGCATCGGTGAAGCGGAACTGGCTCGGCTGCGCGAAAAAGGCGTCGTCCGGTGA